A window of Komagataella phaffii GS115 chromosome 1, complete sequence contains these coding sequences:
- a CDS encoding 40S ribosomal protein S22, producing MTRTSVLADALNSINNAEKTGKRQVLIRPSSKVIVKFLTVMQSHGYIGEFEFIDDHRAGKIVIQLNGRLNKCGVISPRFNVKIGDIERWTDNLLPARQFGYVILTTSAGIMDHEEARKKHVSGKILGFVY from the exons atgaCTAGAACCTCCGTACTAGCAGATGCCCTTAACTCCATCAACAATGCCGAGAAGACCGGTAAGCGTCAAGTTTTGATCAGAccttcttccaaagttatTGTCAAATTTTTGACCGTTATGCAAAGTCACG GTTACATTGGCGAATTTGAATTCATTGATGACCATAGGGCTGGTAAGATTGTTATTCAGCTGAATGGTAGATTGAACAAATGCGGTGTCATTTCTCCTAGATTCAACGTCAAGATTGGAGACATTGAGAGATGGACCGACAACTTATTGCCAGCAAGACAGTTTGGTTACGTGATCCTTACCACTTCTGCCGGTATTATGGATCATGAAGAGGCTAGAAAGAAGCATGTTTCTGGTAAGATTTTAGGATTCGTTTACTAG